The following DNA comes from Mycobacterium sp. MS1601.
AGCGCTGCCTGCGGATGACGTAGGCGCCCATCAGGATGTTCTCCTTGACGGTTAGCGTCGGGAACAACCCGTTGCTCTGCGGTACCTGGGTGACACCGCATTCCAGCACCTGGTCGGGCGCCAGGCCCGTGATGTTCTTGCCATCCAGCGTGATCTTGCCTGCGCTGGGTTTGAGGATGCCGCTGACCGCGCGCAGCACGGTGGACTTCCCGGCGCCGTTCGGGCCGACGATACAGCCGAGCTCGCCCGGCCCCACCTCGAGATCGACACCTTGCAGGACGTTGCCGCCGCCGTAGCCGGCGACCACACCTTCGAGCTTGATCATGAGCGATTCCCTTCAGAGACAGAGACCTTGGACGGTGCCTCGAGCAGGTAGTCGTCACCCAGGTAGGCGTCGAGCACCAACGGGTCCTTCTGGATCTGTTCCGGGCTTCCTTCGGCGATCACCGCACCACGGGCCAGAACCCGGATCGGGTTGCACAGCCCCACCACGAACGGCATGTTGTGTTCGACCAACAGGAACGTCTTGCCGCCTGCGTTGAGTTCGCGGATCAGGTCACCCATGCGTTCGATCAGCGTGGGGTTGATACCACCGGCCGGCTCGTCGAGCAGGATCAGCTTCGGATCGAGCATCAGGACCTGGGCCAGTTCGACCAGCTTCTGCTGGCCGTAGGACAGTGCCCCGGCGCGGGCGTCCCGGTAGGCCGTCATGCCGACGAACTCCAGGAGTTCCTCTGCGCGACGGGCTTCCGAGCCGCTGACAGCACCGAGGCCGAGCTGCGGCACCGAGAAATTGCGCAGCGGGGCGACGACGTTCTCCAGCACGGTCATCTCCCGGAACAACCGGGTGATCTGGAACGTCCGGCCCAGCCCGTGGTGGGCACGCGACCACGGCGAGATGTTGTCGATGCGCTGGCCGTCCAGCAGGATCTCGCCCTTGTCCGGGGTCATGACGCCCGAGATCAGGTTGAACACCGTGGTCTTGCCGGAGCCGTTGGGCCCGATGAGCGCGGTGATGGACCCTTCGGGAACGGTGAAGCTGCAGTCGTTGACGGCGTGGTTGCCCCCGAAGCTCTTGTGCAGCCCCTTGACTTCCAGCAGCGTCTTGCCGGTGGGCTCGGGTCTGCGGATCTCGGTACGCACCAAAGGGCGGTCCAGCGGGTTGAGCCGCGCGCCGGACAGGCCAACGGTGCCCTTGGTTCTGGCCTTCTCGATCAGCAAGGCCACGGTCGGCAGGATGCCCTTGGGCAGCAGGATCACCAGCAGCACCAGCAACCCGCCGAAGAGCACCAGGCGGGCGTTGCCGCCGCCGAAAGCCTGGTTGGCGTAGATGTTGACGGGCTGGATGATGAAGGCGCCCAACACCGGACCCCACAGGGTTCCGCGTCCGCCGAGAATGACCGCCAGCACGATCAGCGCACTGGTGATGATGGAGAACATGCCGATCGGGTCGACGAAGGACAGGTAGTAGCCGTACACCGAGCCGGCCATGCCGACGAACAGCGCCGAGAGCCCGAAGGCCAGCAGCTTGTAGACGGGCGCGTTGACACCGATGGTGCCGGCCTTGCCCTCGTCCTCACGGATGGCGATCAAGCCCATGCCGAACTTGGTGCGCCGGATCCACCACGTCATCAGCACCGAGGCAGCCAGCAGTGCGACGAGGATCAGGTGGAAGGGCCAGTTACCCCAGGCTTCGGGCCAATCCGGCAGCGGCAGAGTCAGTCCCGCGGTTCCGTTGGTGACCGATACCCACTCGATGGCGACGAACTGGATGAGGAACAAAAACGCCACGGTGATGATGACGAACGCGGGACCACGCGACCGGTAGGTCACCAGGCCGAGCAGCATCGCGATCAGTGCGGCGACCACGCCGGCCAGCGGAACCCAGACCAGTGGTTCGATGTCGGGAAACCGGTTGGCCATGATGGCGCCGACGTAGGCGCCGATGCCGATGAACGCACCCTGGCTCAGCGACAGGTAGCCGGTGAAACCCGTGATGACGTTCAGGCCGCTGGCGCCGATGGCCAGCACCAGCGACAGGATGACGATGTTCTGTGCAGACATGCTGGGCGACAACGGGAACAGCAGGATCACCACTGCTGCGACGGTGAGCACCGCGCGGGTGGCCCATTTGTGCAGCTTCGGATCGAGCAGTTTGGACTTCGTATCTGAAGTCGTGGTGTCTGAGGTCATGCCACGGCGTCCTCTCTGAGTCGGGTGCCCAGGAGCCCCTGCGGACGCGTGATCAGTACGACGATGATGACCAGGAACGGCACGGCTACGGGCCAGGCGGCGCCGACGTAGGCCGTGGCCGCCATCTCTCCGATGCCGATCACCAACGCGCCCAGTACGGCACCGGGCAGGCTGCCGAGACCACCGAGCACGACGATCGCGAGAAGCCTTGCGATCCACTGGTAGTGGGTGCCAGGCAGGAACGGATAGATGGTCGAGAGCATCGCTCCGCCCGCGCCCAGAGTGGCCACGCCGATAGCGAAGGTGAGCGCGGCGATGGTGGCAACGCTCACCCCCACCAGCAGGGCGCCGCCTTCGTTCGACGAGGCGGCCCGGATGGCACGGCCCGTCCAGGTGTGGTTGAGCAACAGGTACAGCCCGCCCATCACCGCGACCGCGATGACCGCGGCGATGAGCATGGCCTGTGGCACGTAGATGGATCCCAGTGACAGCGATGCGTCGGTGTAGGACACCACCACGGTGGACGAGGTGTTGCCCCAGATGAAGCCCATGATTCCCTCGAGCATCAACGCAATCCCGAAGGTGGCCAACACCGTCATCGTGACGTGTGCGCCGCGGACGTGGCGGATCACCAGAACATAAACCAGCCAACCGAATCCGAACATGATTACCATGACGATCGGGATGGACAGCAGCGGATCGAGGCCGAGCTGGCGCCACAGGGTGAAGGTGAGGAACGCCGCGAGCACGGCGAACGCGCCGTGGGCGAGGTTGATCACCCGCATGACCCCGAAGATCAGGGTCAGGCCCGAAGCCATCAGCGCGTACAGCGCGCCGACGAGCAGGCCCAGGATGAGCGTTTGGACGAGGGAACCCATGAGATCAGATGTCCCCGCCGCGCCAGCGGAAGATGCTCTGCGACGTGGCGACATCGGTGGGCAGCACCACCTGGGATACCCCGGCCTGCCACTGTCCGACCAGGAAGTCACCCTTGGGGCTGCCATCGGAGTTCCAGCTCAGCGAACCCAGAAGAGTGTCGACGCTGTTGCCGCGCAACCATTCTGCCAGAGCTGCCTGGTCATCGATAGACCCCACGGCCTCGACCGCCGCGGCGAGCACCTGTCCGGCGGCGAAGCCGTCGGCAGCGTCCTCGGGCGGGCTCTGACCGAACTTCTCCTCGAAGCGCTTGACGAACTCGGCGTTCTGCTTGGTGTCCGACAGGGGGCTGTAGCTCGACGAGAAGAACACACCCTCGGCGTTGTCGGCGCCGACGGCATCCAGGTACTGCTGGCCGTAGGTGGGCGAGCTGCTCTGGTACAGGATCTCCGGCTGGTAGTTCGCACGGTTCATCGAGCGGATCATGTTGACCCCGTCCTCGAATTGGGCGCCCTGGACCACGATCTCGGCTCCGGCATCACGCATGGCGTTGACCACGGAGTCGAAGTTCTTGGTGGTGGCGGGGTACTGGTCCTTGTAGACGGTCTGGATTCCGGCCGCCGAGAGGATCTTCTCGGCGCCCTCGACCACCGGGCCGGCGAACGGATCGTCCAGCGTCGGATAGGCGGCGGTCTTGGGGCGCTGCTCCGGCGGCAGGGCCGCGATCCACTCGGCGAAGACCTTGGCCTGGTTGGTGGCGATGGCCTGCTGCGAGAAGAAGATGTAGGAGAACCCGCGGTTGAACATGTCCGGCGAGCCGCAGGACGGGCAGACGAACAGCATCTTGTTCTTCTCGGCAATGGCCGAGGCGGGGATGTTCAGCAGGGAGGACTGGCTGCCGAGCAGCAGATTCACCTTGTCCTGCGAGATCAGGTTGTTGTAGTTGGAGACCGCTGTCTCCTGCTGGGTGGCATCGTCCTTGATGACGATCTCCACCTGCTTGCCGAGCAGACCGCCGGCCTCGTTCGTCATCTCGACCCAAGTCTCGTACCCACGCTGGGTGTCGAGACCGCCCTGGCTGAATTCGCCGGTCAGCGGCAGTGAGGCGCCGATCTTGATGGTCTCACTGTCACCGGCGTTGTCCGCCGTGCAGCCTGTGGCTGCGAGCCCGATCGCGGCGGCCGCCGCGATCGCGCGAAATGCAGTGGTGATGCGCATGTCCAACCTCTCTGTCAGACCGATTGCCCCAACGAGCTCAAATGTTGTGTGGCTCACTTGCAATCGATTGCAGTGAATCGTCACACAGCACCGATACGGGTGTCAACACTTTTGCATGTGTCGGATCGTTCGACGCTTCCAGGGATCGGACGCACCGCCTATAGTCACCCGCAATCGATTGCACAAGCAATCAACCGGCCGTGACATCGGAGTGCACATGACTGTCCCAGGGACCATGCCGAAGCCACACACATGATCCTCATCGTCGCCGCGTTCGTAGCGATGGTCGACCGGTCGGCAATGCCGCCACTGGTACCGGTGATCGCCGACGACCTGGGCACCAGCCTGGAAGCAATCGGCCAGTCGCTGACGGTGTACGCAGTCTGCTATGCCGCATTCCAGTTGCTGTGGAGCACACTGGCGGCCCGGTTCGGCCGGGTGCGGATACTCGTCGTCTCCACGACGCTCGGCGGACTGGCCAACGTGGCAACAGCATTCACCTACGACGCGCTCAGCTACAGCGTGGCCCGCGGCGTGGCAGCTGCCATGTTCTCGGCCACCATCACGACAGTGCTCATCTACTACGGCGACACCCTGACGGTGAAACAGCGTGCGGTGGCCACCGCCAATCTCGCCGCGGCCATCGCGCTGGGCCTGGCGGCGGGCACCCTCGCAGCCGGGGCCATCACCCAGTGGTTCGGCTGGCGCTGGGTGTACGTGGTGATCGCGGCGCTCTCTTTTGCGCTGGCCGCGGTGCTGCCCCGCCTTGCCGAGACCGTCGGCGACACCCGAGAGCGGCTGATCCCGTCACTGCGCCGCCTGGCCGCCAACCGCTGGGCCGTCACCGTCCTGGTGTTCACCGTGGTCGAGGGCGCGCTGCTGGTCGGGGTGTTCAACTACCTGGCGGTGGCACTGCAGGCGACGGGCACGGGGGTGCTGGCCGCCGGAGCGGCGACAGCCGCGTTCGGAGCCGCGGTGGTGGTGATCAGTCAGTTGATGAAGTTCATCCTGGGCCGCTGGCCGGCCTGGGTGCTGATCCTGATCGCCGGGGTTGCCACCATCGGTGCCTACGTCGCTGTGGCACTGTCGATCTCCTTCACCACGGTGCTCACGGCGGCCATTCTGCTGGGCCTGGCCTGGGCGGCCGGGCACACCACGATGCAGACCTGGATGACCGATGCCGCCGCCGACAGCCGGCCCATCGGGATGTCCTTGTTTTCCATCGCGCTGTTCGTCGGGGCCTCCCTTGGCGCGGCGGCCGGTAACGTCGCCGCAGGCCACCAGGGTTTCGAGGTACTGTTCACCGTCGCGGCCGTGGTGGCGGTGGCCTACACAGCCGCGACCAGCACAGCCCGCGCCCGCTACGTGGAGAAGGAATAGGCCTCGGCGATGTCGTCGAGTTCCGGCATCGGCAGGAAGCGGCGGCGCAAGTCCACGAGCGTGGCCACCGCAGCCGGGTCCACACCACCGTCGGCGATCAGCCCCCGCAGCGGATCACACAGCACCGCGACATGGGCCGACGGGTCTGCCAGACCGAGCAGCCGTGCCGCGGATTCGGTTGCCTGCGCGGTCAGTTCACCCGAGACGATGGCACCCGCCGTGTCGGTGAGAGCCGCGGCCAGGCGCAGCACCGCGGCCGCCCCCGGCGCCTGACGCATTCGCGCCATGACGGTACCCAGGTAGGGCCCTAGCTGGGCGACATCAGCCAACAACACACATCCGTCCGCCTGGGCCGCTAGCTCGTTTCCGGCGTTGAGCACGGTGACGTCACAACCGCCGGTGTGCAATGCCCTGGCCCGCTTGGGGGTCGATCCGAGTGCCACGATCTCGAACTCCTCGCGGGCGCTCCCCTGCGCCTCCAGCAGCGCGTATGCGACGAAGGCGAAGCCCGAGTTCGGGACGTCGACGCCCAGGCGCCCACCCGCCAGCTCGTCGACGTCGGAGGCGCCGGGGCGGGCCGCGAGGCACAGCCCGAGTCCGCGGTCCAGCCCGGCGACGATCTCGACATCGAGCAACTCGCCCAACGGATTCGCCGGCAGGAAGCGGTAGGCCAGCACGTTGTCGGGACTGGTGAAGACGGCGTCGTACTCACCGTCGCGCAACGCTGCGAACTGCGCGGGTGACGAGGGGACGGGTCGGTCGGTCACCTCGAGGTCGACGGCCGCCAGGCGGCCGGTGGAACGAGCGACATCGAGAAGAACCGACGGGCTGAACACGCCGAGAGTGAGGTGATCCATGGCCTGCAATCGATTGTGAGAACCGGACGGCTGGAGCTTACCCGGTCAAAGCAGTTCGCGGCCAAGATCTTCCAGCATCACGATGGCGGCATTGCGGCCCGGCCCGCCAGTCACCGATCCGCCGGGGTACGTCGTGGCACCCGTCTGGTACAGCCCGGGGATCGGCGTGCGGTGAGCGGCCCATCCCGGTGCGGGGCGTTGCGGGCCGGAAAACGTGATCCCCCGGTCCCCGCCGTGCCAGGCGCCGTTGACCATGGCCGGATTGGACTCCTCGAACTCCCGGGGCCCCTTGACATATTCGGCGAGTACGACGTCATCGGTGAACGACGGGCACATCCACCGCGTGAGTTTCTTCAGTTCGACCGCCCGCCTCGCCATCACGTCGGCGTACTCGCGCCCGGGCGGCATGACGTGCCCGACCGCGTGGAGCAGCTTGACCGTGTGATGCCCGGCCACCGGGACCCGGCTGGGGTCCACCAGCGTGGGCGTGGCGACCAGCAGAAAGCCGATCCGGTCCTGCCAGTCACCGTCATAGGCGATCCTGGCGTGATCCAGCACGTCCTGCGGCCAGCCCGCGTACCCGGCGGACACCGCGGAGACCGGCCCGTCCGGCGTCTCGAACACCGGGGGCGCCGTGGTGCCCAGGTACACCGCAAAGCCGGCCGCGCCCGGGTCATAGGTGGAGACGCCGTAACGCCATGCCTGGTCCCAGCTTCCAGCAGGAGCCATCTCGGTGAGCCTCTTGACGTGGATCGTCGACAGCACGGCCACCTCTGCGCGGAACTCGCGGCCGTCATCGGCGCGGACACCGACACACCGTCCGTCCTCGAGAATCAGCGAGTCCACCATCACGTCGGTTTCGATTCGCCCGCCATGGGATTCCAAACAACGCACCAGCGCATCGGTCAGCTGGCCGGACCCGCCCAACGGAATCGACCACCCCTTCTCCTGCCGCCCGCCGATGATCGAATACGCCAACGGTCCGGTGCCGGCAGCATCCGGTCGCACAAAAGTCTGATACGCCTGCCAGAGCATGTAGGACCGGATGTAGCGGTTCTCGAACTCGTGCCGGATCACCTCCCACGACGACATCACCCGGCGCCGCTTCCAGACGTTACCCATCGGGTGGTCATCGAGCATCCGGTCCAGACTCGGGCCGCGGCCCAGCGGGCTGAACTGGGCGCGGTTGAAAAGGTGTGACACGTCCCGCCATTCGGCGATCAAGCGGCGATAGGCGGTGGCGTCGGCTTTCGAGAACCGGCTGATCGACTCGACCGTGCGCTCCAGGTCGAGCCAGTGCGTGAACTGGGTACCGTCCGGAAACACCACGTGTGCAACGGG
Coding sequences within:
- a CDS encoding branched-chain amino acid ABC transporter ATP-binding protein/permease, whose product is MTSDTTTSDTKSKLLDPKLHKWATRAVLTVAAVVILLFPLSPSMSAQNIVILSLVLAIGASGLNVITGFTGYLSLSQGAFIGIGAYVGAIMANRFPDIEPLVWVPLAGVVAALIAMLLGLVTYRSRGPAFVIITVAFLFLIQFVAIEWVSVTNGTAGLTLPLPDWPEAWGNWPFHLILVALLAASVLMTWWIRRTKFGMGLIAIREDEGKAGTIGVNAPVYKLLAFGLSALFVGMAGSVYGYYLSFVDPIGMFSIITSALIVLAVILGGRGTLWGPVLGAFIIQPVNIYANQAFGGGNARLVLFGGLLVLLVILLPKGILPTVALLIEKARTKGTVGLSGARLNPLDRPLVRTEIRRPEPTGKTLLEVKGLHKSFGGNHAVNDCSFTVPEGSITALIGPNGSGKTTVFNLISGVMTPDKGEILLDGQRIDNISPWSRAHHGLGRTFQITRLFREMTVLENVVAPLRNFSVPQLGLGAVSGSEARRAEELLEFVGMTAYRDARAGALSYGQQKLVELAQVLMLDPKLILLDEPAGGINPTLIERMGDLIRELNAGGKTFLLVEHNMPFVVGLCNPIRVLARGAVIAEGSPEQIQKDPLVLDAYLGDDYLLEAPSKVSVSEGNRS
- a CDS encoding branched-chain amino acid ABC transporter permease, whose translation is MGSLVQTLILGLLVGALYALMASGLTLIFGVMRVINLAHGAFAVLAAFLTFTLWRQLGLDPLLSIPIVMVIMFGFGWLVYVLVIRHVRGAHVTMTVLATFGIALMLEGIMGFIWGNTSSTVVVSYTDASLSLGSIYVPQAMLIAAVIAVAVMGGLYLLLNHTWTGRAIRAASSNEGGALLVGVSVATIAALTFAIGVATLGAGGAMLSTIYPFLPGTHYQWIARLLAIVVLGGLGSLPGAVLGALVIGIGEMAATAYVGAAWPVAVPFLVIIVVLITRPQGLLGTRLREDAVA
- a CDS encoding amino acid ABC transporter substrate-binding protein — translated: MRITTAFRAIAAAAAIGLAATGCTADNAGDSETIKIGASLPLTGEFSQGGLDTQRGYETWVEMTNEAGGLLGKQVEIVIKDDATQQETAVSNYNNLISQDKVNLLLGSQSSLLNIPASAIAEKNKMLFVCPSCGSPDMFNRGFSYIFFSQQAIATNQAKVFAEWIAALPPEQRPKTAAYPTLDDPFAGPVVEGAEKILSAAGIQTVYKDQYPATTKNFDSVVNAMRDAGAEIVVQGAQFEDGVNMIRSMNRANYQPEILYQSSSPTYGQQYLDAVGADNAEGVFFSSSYSPLSDTKQNAEFVKRFEEKFGQSPPEDAADGFAAGQVLAAAVEAVGSIDDQAALAEWLRGNSVDTLLGSLSWNSDGSPKGDFLVGQWQAGVSQVVLPTDVATSQSIFRWRGGDI
- a CDS encoding MFS transporter; protein product: MILIVAAFVAMVDRSAMPPLVPVIADDLGTSLEAIGQSLTVYAVCYAAFQLLWSTLAARFGRVRILVVSTTLGGLANVATAFTYDALSYSVARGVAAAMFSATITTVLIYYGDTLTVKQRAVATANLAAAIALGLAAGTLAAGAITQWFGWRWVYVVIAALSFALAAVLPRLAETVGDTRERLIPSLRRLAANRWAVTVLVFTVVEGALLVGVFNYLAVALQATGTGVLAAGAATAAFGAAVVVISQLMKFILGRWPAWVLILIAGVATIGAYVAVALSISFTTVLTAAILLGLAWAAGHTTMQTWMTDAAADSRPIGMSLFSIALFVGASLGAAAGNVAAGHQGFEVLFTVAAVVAVAYTAATSTARARYVEKE
- a CDS encoding phytoene desaturase family protein, which translates into the protein MTTDIVVAGAGHNSLITACYLARAGYRVLAVDARRIPGGGAATEEMLAPGYLVDSCSTGHTLIQGNPLMVDDELGLLADHGLRYAHPDPVAHVVFPDGTQFTHWLDLERTVESISRFSKADATAYRRLIAEWRDVSHLFNRAQFSPLGRGPSLDRMLDDHPMGNVWKRRRVMSSWEVIRHEFENRYIRSYMLWQAYQTFVRPDAAGTGPLAYSIIGGRQEKGWSIPLGGSGQLTDALVRCLESHGGRIETDVMVDSLILEDGRCVGVRADDGREFRAEVAVLSTIHVKRLTEMAPAGSWDQAWRYGVSTYDPGAAGFAVYLGTTAPPVFETPDGPVSAVSAGYAGWPQDVLDHARIAYDGDWQDRIGFLLVATPTLVDPSRVPVAGHHTVKLLHAVGHVMPPGREYADVMARRAVELKKLTRWMCPSFTDDVVLAEYVKGPREFEESNPAMVNGAWHGGDRGITFSGPQRPAPGWAAHRTPIPGLYQTGATTYPGGSVTGGPGRNAAIVMLEDLGRELL